The genomic region CACAAAGCCTGTTTCATGGATATAAACTGGAACAAGCAGACATTTTCCAGCGATGTAATAAAGATCATCACATCAAGCAAGGATGGTACAATGCAGCAGGATTCCTTCCAACACTACCTTGAAAAGACTGATAAAGAAGGAAACACCACCATTTCCAGTTGCTGTATGACGAAGTGGAAGGCACGGGAAGAAATGTCCTGAAAAGAACGAAGTCCGTCTATCGGGTCAACCGATGGATGTCCTCGCCCTCCAAGCTGAATATCCATGGAATGGAAAACTTTGCTGTCAGCAATGCCCATTCCTGCGGCAGGATCCGGCCATAATCGAATTTTTCCTGCAGGTTCAAAAGGCATTGCAGTAAATAACGCTCATTCATCTTTACTGCAAAGATATCCTCATACATAACCGGATGGCAGGAAAAATGATGACTAAAATGTTCCATCCTGTTTGTCGTCATAGGACCGGCCATATATCCTCGTCGTAGGAATTCATCCAAGACAAGCCTATGGTATGCAAGCAACTCACAGGGCGAACTGTCATTGACAAAACCAATCACAGGGTTACGTACCTGTCCTTTTGAAAGCAATACGCTTTCCATGGCGGCACACTCCCTGTTTTGTCCTAGGAGCTGTTGCCGTGGCAAGACATCGATAAGAGCTTTATGCCATAAGCGCATCTTTGTTCCTCCTGATATTGCCTACCCTAAAATAAAAAGACAATTGCTTCAACTTCACTCGACACAAGAAACAAAGCAAAACAAGCACATGAAAATTTCTATTCCTTGGTTTCCTGTTTGTAGCTGATACCTTCAGCATACTTCCCTCTACCGGAGATGTCTACAAGAAATTATTCACATCCAGTACTATGCGAAATGGATATAGCTTATGGAAATCACAGACTATCAACAGCATGGAAGCAAACTGCTATCCTTATACAAAAAAGAGATATAAGCATCTATGCTTACGGTGATGAACATAAGGAAAAAAACAGCTGGCCAAATTTCAAAAATATCAAGATAGCAAGCCAAATTGCAGTAATGAAAACTAAAATCTTCGGCAGTTTAATAACCTATCATAGTATATAGTATCCTATTAAAGCCAAACATAATCATACCGTTGAGAATCTTCATGACTGATGGCTTTGTCATTCATGTTTATCTTAGTTTTCAATGTATACTTCACGAATTATAAACAATATAATTATTATAATTTCATGTTTTAACTTAATAGTTGATATTTAACATAATAAGAGTTAAAATATATTTGAAATGTTAGAAGGAATTTCTATAGATTATATCGAAACAACATTAGGAATGAAAACAAGCTATCAGCAATGGCCCCATGAATCAGAACTACCTTACTATCTCCGAGATCGTTATGAATTTTCACAAGCGACAATCGGCAATATAAAGACTATTTTTGTCTATCCAAAAATGAATTTGGACCAAATGGGCTCGGTAAAAAAGCAAATTAGCAGGATACAGAAAATTGAACCATTGCCGGTTGTCTTCGTTCTCAAAAGCATTGATCGCAATCGCAGAACTTATATGATCTCTGCAAAAATTCCTTTCATTGTGCCAAATAATCAAATCTACCTCCCCTTCATGGGAATAGTTCTCCAAGACAGATTCAAAACTGAAAAGATCCCGATGATACGATTACAGCCTTCAACACAAGTCTTGTTTTTCCATTTCCTGTATCAAAAACAAAATTTGATTTACCTGAACGATGTTGCACATATGCTCGGATATTCGGCAATGACAATCAGCAGGGCAGCATCACAACTGGAACAAACAGGATTGTTTGGAACACAAAAAGACGGCCTCAGAAAAATACTGATCAGTCGATATAATGGGCAACAATTGTTCAGAAAAATGTTACCTTATCTGATATCGCCTGTGCACAAGACAATTTTCATAGAAAAGAAAAACAATTTATCCAAATTATATTCTGCCGGCATATCAGCATTGTCAGGAAAAAGCATGCTCAATCCACCTGCGGTGAAGTGCTATGCAACCAGAAAAGAACAGAACTGGGAAAAAACCAATATATTAATGGATGCAGACATTCAGGTCCAAGTTGAATTATGGAAATATGATCCCGGTATCTTAGGAAAGAACGGTATCGTCGATACGCTTTCACTTGCCATGGCATTAAAAGATAACCAAGATGAACGCGTCAAGGAAGCTTTGGACAAAACACTGAATCAAATTTGGGAGAATTGATAATGA from Spirochaetia bacterium harbors:
- a CDS encoding MarR family transcriptional regulator: MLEGISIDYIETTLGMKTSYQQWPHESELPYYLRDRYEFSQATIGNIKTIFVYPKMNLDQMGSVKKQISRIQKIEPLPVVFVLKSIDRNRRTYMISAKIPFIVPNNQIYLPFMGIVLQDRFKTEKIPMIRLQPSTQVLFFHFLYQKQNLIYLNDVAHMLGYSAMTISRAASQLEQTGLFGTQKDGLRKILISRYNGQQLFRKMLPYLISPVHKTIFIEKKNNLSKLYSAGISALSGKSMLNPPAVKCYATRKEQNWEKTNILMDADIQVQVELWKYDPGILGKNGIVDTLSLAMALKDNQDERVKEALDKTLNQIWEN
- a CDS encoding pyrimidine dimer DNA glycosylase/endonuclease V, producing the protein MRLWHKALIDVLPRQQLLGQNRECAAMESVLLSKGQVRNPVIGFVNDSSPCELLAYHRLVLDEFLRRGYMAGPMTTNRMEHFSHHFSCHPVMYEDIFAVKMNERYLLQCLLNLQEKFDYGRILPQEWALLTAKFSIPWIFSLEGEDIHRLTR